One Methylomarinovum tepidoasis DNA window includes the following coding sequences:
- the dut gene encoding dUTP diphosphatase, producing MDKKIELKILDDRLGREIPLPHYATEGAAGLDLRACLQAPLTLAPGETTLIPTGLAIHIGDPSLAAVLLPRSGLGHRHGIVLGNLVGLIDSDYQGEVMVSCWNRGSEPFTIEVGERIAQMVFVPVVQVAFETVTEFTPSRRGSGGFGHTGRH from the coding sequence ATGGACAAGAAAATCGAACTGAAGATTCTCGATGACCGTCTGGGCCGGGAGATTCCCCTGCCGCACTACGCCACCGAGGGGGCGGCCGGACTGGATCTGAGAGCCTGCCTGCAGGCGCCGCTGACCCTGGCGCCCGGGGAAACCACCCTGATCCCCACCGGCCTGGCCATTCACATCGGCGATCCCTCCCTGGCGGCGGTGTTGCTGCCCCGTTCCGGCCTCGGCCACAGGCACGGCATCGTTCTCGGCAATCTCGTGGGGCTGATCGATTCCGACTATCAGGGCGAAGTGATGGTGTCATGCTGGAATCGGGGTTCCGAGCCTTTCACCATCGAGGTGGGAGAGCGCATCGCCCAGATGGTGTTCGTGCCGGTGGTGCAGGTGGCGTTCGAAACCGTGACCGAGTTCACGCCCAGCCGGCGGGGCAGTGGCGGTTTCGGGCATACCGGGCGGCATTGA